TCGGCAATCAGCTGCGCGACGGAAAAGAGCATTTCATCGGTTGTCGCCGCCTGACGCAATTCCCCATTGACTTTCGTGGTCAGATGGAACGGCTCGTCCGGCGTGCCAACCAAAATCGCGGGGCCGAGCGGACAACTGCCGTCAAGACTTTTACCCAAGAACCATTGGCCGCGTTCGCTTTGCAGATCGCGCGCGGTAATATCGCAGGCGATCGTGTAACCGAACACGTGATCCAACGCCTGCGCGCTGTCGACCTGTTGCGTCGTCTGACCGATGATGACGGCCAGTTCGCCCTCGTAATCCAGCGCCTTTGTTACGTCGGCATGGCGCGGCAGAGGCGCTAAATGCGGCAACACGGTCGTTGTCGCTTTCGTGAAATACACGGGCGCCGACGGAAGCGGCGAGTCTTGTCCGGAAAATTCGCTGACATGCGCCGCGTAATTTTGGCTGACGCAAAACAGATTGCGGATCGGCAGAAGCGGCACGTCCCAAGTCACCTCGTCAAGGGCGAGCGGCGTCAGCGCGAGCGCTTCATTTTCTTCCTTTTGCGTGAGCGCGCTTTGTAAAATCACGAGACCTTCGGGACCGTTCGCCACCAATTCGGCGACGGTCGCGGGCAAGGGTATGAATAATGCTTCTTCCAATTCGGCGGCGCGCAAGATGTGGGCGCCGTCAGCGGTTATGATGCCCCATTCGGGCAAACCGAGGTAGGAAAAGCTGACAATTCGTAACATAGTATCATCCTTTCTGTACGCTGATTATACCACGGCGCAGATCGGCAAAGAGTGTGGTAAAATAAAAGATACATATAAGAACGTAACAACGGCAAACGGAGCGTTTGTCGGCAGGAGGAGATTATGACGGAGACGAAGACGCCGGAAGTGGCCAGCAGCAATTTTATCGAAACGGAAATCAATGCGGATATCGCGAAAAATGTGTATACCGATAATCGGGTGCATACGCGGTTTCCGCCGGAACCGAACGGATATTTGCATATCGGTCACGCGAAAAGCATTTGCTTGAATTTCGGCTTGGGAGAAAAATATCAGGGTAAAACCAACTTGCGTTTTGACGATACGAATCCGACCAAAGAAGATGTGGAGTACGTCGAATCGATCGAAGAAGACGTGCATTGGCTCGGTTTCCATTGGGACGGTGAAGTGCGTTTCGCCTCGGATTATTTTCCGCAAATGTACGAATACGCCGTGCAGCTGATCCGCGAAGGCAAAGCGTACGTGGACGATCTTTCGGGCGATGAAATCCGCGAGTACCGCGGCGATTTCAATACGCCGGGCAAGGAAAGTCCGTATCGTAACCGCCCGATCGAAGAAAACCTGCGTTTATTTGAGGAAATGAAAGAGGGGCGCTACGCCGACGGCGAAAAAGTATTGCGCGCCAAAATCGACATGGCGTCGCCGAATCTCGTGATGCGGGATCCCGTGCTGTATCGGATTTTGCACGTGCCGCATCATCGCACCGGCGATACCTGGTGCATCTATCCGATGTACGATTTCGCGCATCCGGTATCGGACGCGATTGAACGGATCACGCATTCGGTCTGCACGCTGGAATTTGAAGCGCATCGTCCGCTCTATAACTGGGTCTTGGAAAGCTGGTCGGATCCGGAGCATCCGCGGCAGATTGAATTCGCCCGCCTGAATGTCACCACGATGATTACCAGCAAACGCAAATTGCGTCGGCTGGTGGAAGAACACATCGTCAGCGGCTGGGACGATCCGCGCATGCCGACGATTTCGGGAATTCGCCGCCGCGGTTACACGCCGGAAGCGCTGCGGGATTTCTGCGATCGCATCGGGGTCGCGAAAAACGACAGCTTGGTGGATATCAGTCTGCTTGAATTTTGCATTCGCGAAGATTTGAAAAATAAAGCGCCGCGCCTGATGACGGTGCTCGATCCGTTGAAAATTACGCTCGTCAATTATCCGGAAGGGCAAACAGAAGAACTGCCGATCGCCAATAACCAGGACGCGCCGGACATGGGCGAACGCATGGTTCCGTTTTCACGAGAATTGTATATCGAACGGGCCGATTTTATGGAAGAACCGGTGAAAAAATTCTTCCGTCTGGCGCCGGGCCGCGAAGTGCGTTTGCGCAACGCTTACATTATTCGCTGTGAAGAAGTCGTCAAAGATGAAAACGGCGAAATCATTGAATTGAAATGTACTTATGATCCGGACTCCAAGAGCGGCTCGCCCGGCAGCAACCGCAAGGTGAAAGGCGTCGTGCATTGGGTAGAAAGGCATACGGCGGTACCTGTCGAAGCCCGTTTGTATGATTATCTCTTCCCGGAAGATGATACCGATGACGGACGCGATTTCGTCGAGAAAGCCAATCCGGATTCGTTGGTCGTCAAACAAGCGGTCGCGGAGCCCGCGATTTTGGATTATCCCGTGGGAACGCGTTTCCAATTCATTCGCCAGGGGTACTTTGTCATTGATCCGGATACGACCGAAGAGCATCTCGTCGTGAATCGCATTGTCGGTTTGCGCGATACTTGGGCGAAATTGCAAAAACAAAAAGAAAAAGAAAAGCAGGCCAAGTAAGAAGGGAGACGTCATGAAACAATTATGGATCGCCGCCGCGCTTGCCGTGCTCGTTTCGGGATATACGGCTCTGGCCGCGGACGCGGTTGTGCCGTCGCTGGGGAAATGGACCCTTCCCGCAGACACGACGCAGGTGGCGGGAGAAGTATCGGTGCGCGGGACAAATGGCGCGCCGAAAATCTCCGCTTTTTACCAAGACCAAGGATTTAAAAACGGCCATTACTACCTGCTGGTACGACAGAATCAGGCCGCTTTCGCATATGCGGCGCTCGCGGTGATTCCGCAGGAACGAGCGGTGACGCCGCGGTATGATCGGACGCGTTCGGTGTATCGCCCCGTACAGAAGGAGCGTGGTGCATATTACCAAGTTCCGGAGCAAAAGGATCTGTTGGCGGAGGCGCGCAACCGTGGCGTGTATCATCGCGACGCGAAAAATGATCGCTTGCAACGGCACGCCATGACGTCAAAAATGACGCTCGATGAAGCGGCAGCGTACTGGAACCGCGAAGTCATTCCCGCGATTCCGAACCGCGCTGAAACCGTCGAATTCATGCCGACCAAAGGCAATCGAATCTACACGGCGACATGGACGACCAGTCAAATGGAAAAGGGCATTCTTTACCGCGAGATCACCCATGCCGAACTTTTGAAGAAAAACGGCCAAGTATACGCGGTGTTAGTCAGCGCCGATGATCGTCAAAGAGAATGGCTCACCCGGCTGACGCAGGCGCTTGGCGCGTGGCATTGATTCGGATTGACAAGGGCATGTACTATCGTTATGATAGGCGTAGTAAAGAAACATATATCTGGCATCTTAGAGGAGGCATATTATGGCTAATATAGCAATTGTGTATTGGACAGGATCCGGCAACACCGAAGCGATGGCGAATGCGATCGACGAAGGCGCCAAAGCGGCGGGCGCGGAAACGCAACTTTCTTTCGTGACCGACGTTACCGCGGACGATATTGCCGCATTTGATTATATTGCGCTCGGCTGCCCGGCCATGGGTTCGGAACAGCTCGAAGAATACGATTTTGAACCGTTTTATGAAGAACTTGCCGGACATCTCGCCGGCAAAAAAGTAGCGCTTTTCGGTTCGTATGCATGGAACGACGGCCAGTGGATGGACGACTGGGCCGGTCGTGTTGCCGAAACCGGCGCGGACATTGTCGCGGATCCGGTCAAAGCGTACGCGTACCCCGATGATGACGCGCTTGAAGCTTGCCGCCAACTCGGCGCAGCGTTAGCGAACGCCTAAACCGAACGCCACGTTTACGTGGCGTTTTTCTATCTGAGGAGGGAACGTATGAAAGTCGCTGTCATTTATTGGACGAACACCGGTAATACGGAACAGATGGCGGAAGAGATCGCACTCGGCGCACGGGATGCCAGCGCCGACATTACCCTGACCGCATATGCGGACACCACGCCCGCCGAAGCATTGCAAGCGGATCAGCTGATTTTGGGTTGCCCCGCCATGGGTATCGAGGAATTGGAGGACGGGGAAGTCGTACCGTTCATGCAGGAACTCTATCCGCAACTCGCCGGTAAACGGGTCGCTGTTTTCGGTTCGTGCGGCTGGTCGCACGGGGAATGGTTGACCAAGTGGGTGCAGGAACTCAGCGATGCCGGCGCAGAGGTTGTCGCTCCGCCATTGTCCTGCCAAGGTACGCCGGATGATGAGGCACTGGCCTCTTGTCGCAAGTTGGGACAAGAGCTCGCTCAAAAATAAAACTGAAAAAGTCGCCAACGGCGACTTTTTTAGATAGCCGATATCGCCAACGGATAAATATCGTAAAATTTGTCCGCGCGGCACGGGCAGAAAATGTGAGTAAAGTGCTCTCGGTATGCTATAATAGATAAAATATAGAAGAAAACAAATTAACGATACGGAGGAATCTTATGCCTGTCATTCATGTGCATTTGCTCGCCGGGCGCAAAGTGGAGCAAAAACGCGCCTTTGTGAAAAAAGTAACGGATGCGGCGGTCGCCGAATTGGGCTGTCCGGCCCAAAATGTTAGAATTGTTTTCCATACACTGACGAAAGAAGATCTCGCTGAGGGCGGCGTTTTACGCGCCGACCGCGACTGAAGGAGAGGGAGCGTGCGATGATGGACGAAAAATTTCAAAAAGAAGGTCTGACATTTGACGACGTGCTGCTGATACCGGGGGCATCGGATGTACTGCCGCGCGATGTCAAAGTGGACACCTGGCTGACCAAAGAAATTCATTTGAATATTCCGATTATGAGTGCGGGCATGGATACCGTCACCGAATCGGGCATGGCGATTGCGATGGCGCGCGAAGGCGGCATCGGCGTCATTCATAAAAATATGACGATTGATGAACAGGCGCGGGAAGTGGACAAAGTCAAACGTTCCGAACACGGCATCATTGTCGATCCGATTTACCTCGGACCGGACAACCTGCTGCAGGACGCGGAAGACCTGATGGCGCGCTACCGTATTTCGGGCGTACCGGTTACCGTGGACGGCAAGCTCGTCGGTATTATCACGAACCGAGACATGCGTTTTGAAACCGACATGTCGAAAAAAATCGGCGAAGTGATGACGAAAGAAGGTCTCGTTACCGCGCCGGAAGGAACGTCATTGGAAGATGCGAAACGTCTGTTGTGGGAGCACCGCATCGAAAAATTGCCGCTGGTAGATGGCGCGGGCAATTTGCGCGGTCTGATCACGATTAAAGATATCGAAAAAACAAAAAAATATCCGAACTCCGCGAAAGACGGCAACGGTCGTTTGTTGGCGGCGGCGGCCATCGGCGTTGGCAGTGACATGCTGGAACGCGCGGAAGCATTGGTAGGCGCCAATGTGGATGTGCTCATTGTCGATACGGCGCACGGTCACTCCGCGGGCGTTATTCGCGCGGTCAAAAAACTGCGCGAAGCATTCCCGCACACCAATCTGATCGCGGGCAACGTAGCGACCGGCGAGGCGACCGAAGCATTGATCGAAGCCGGCGCGGATGCGGTTAAAGTCGGTATCGGACCGGGTTCGATTTGCACGACCCGTGTCATCGCCGGTATCGGCGTACCGCAGATTACAGCGGTTTATGACTGCAGTCGGGTGGCGGCGCGTTACCATGTGCCGGTCATCGCCGACGGCGGCATCAAATACTCGGGCGACATGGCTAAAGCCTTAGCGGCCGGCGCCAGCGTCGTCATGCTCGGCAACCTTTTGGCGGGCACGCAGGAAAGCCCGGGCGAAACGGTAATTTACCAGGGCCGTTCGTACAAAGTGTACCGCGGCATGGGCTCGCTCGGCGCGATGAAAGCGGGCAGCAAAGATCGCTACTTCCAGGAAAACATGGACAAATTGGTGCCGGAAGGTATCGAAGGCCGCGTACCGTACAAAGGCACGGTGGCGGATTCGATTTACCAGATGGTCGGCGGTCTGCGCGCCAGCATGGGTTACTGCGGCGCGAAAGATCTGGAAGCCATGCGTTCGGAAACTAAGTTTGTGCGCATTACCAATGCGGGACTGATTGAAAGTCATCCGCATGATATAAATATCACCAAAGAAGCGCCGAACTACAGTATGAATTAAGGTGCCTTCCATGCAGTGGGAACGGCATTCGATTCTGGGCGTTGCCATTGACGCCCTCACACTCGAAACCGCTGTCGCGCAGGTGGACACTTGGCTCGCGCAAAAGGAAACGAAATTTATCGCCACCGCGAATGCGGAAATGGTCATGCGCGCGTATAAAGATCCCGCGTTCGGTCAGGTATTGGCCGCGGCGGATATGGTGCTCGCGGACGGGGCGGGAATTGTTTGGGCCGGTGAACAGCTTCATAAGCATTTTCCGGCACGCGTAGCGGGTATTGATTTTATGACCGCGCTCGTGGAACGTGCGGCGCAAACGGGAACCAAGATGTATTTCTTCGGCGGTGCGCCCGACGTCGCCGCCGAAGCGGCGCAGCGGCTGGAAAGCCGTTTCGGCACGCTGCCGATTGTCGGCGTGCGGGACGGCTATTTTTCCGCGTCGGAAAATGACGCGATTGCCGCCGACATTCGGGAAAGCGGCGCGCAGCTTTTATTTGCGGGCCTCGGCGTTCCGAAGCAGGAGTATTGGCTGACGCGGATGCGGCCGCAATTGCCGGGCATTGTATCGCTCGGTGTGGGCGGTTCTTTTGACGTGCTTTCCGGTCGATTAAAACGGGCGCCGCTTTTCTGGCAAAAAAATCGCTTGGAATGGTTGTATCGTTTGGCTCTTCAACCGTCCCGGTTACGGCGGATGGGAGCGTTGCCGCAATTTATGTGGCAGGTGAAACGTTCCGCCAACCGAAGGAGGAAATAATATTGTCACAGATCACGATCGTGAAAGAAGGCTATCCCTTTATAGGGGGAGCTCTTTTCGTCGCGCTCCTGACAGGGTTGCTGATATCATGGCACTGGGCCTTGTTGCCTTTTCTATTTGCGCTTTTTTTCACCTTCTTCTTTCGTTCGCCCCGGCGGAATGTGCCGCGTGACCCCGACGTGCTTGTGTCACCGGCCGACGGCACCGTGATGCGGGTCGAAGAAGTAGAGGAAGAGTTGTTTTTGGGTGCGCCCTGTTATAAAGTTACGATTTTTTTATCCGTATTTGATGTGCATGTCAATCGCAGTCCGATGGCGGGTGATATTACGTTTCGTCAATACACCTGCGGCGGTTTTCGCCCCGCGTTTCAAAAAAGTGTAGGTTATGAAAACGAACGCCACACGATCGGTCTTGAAAACGAACGAATTTCGATTGTCGTTACGCAGATTGCGGGCCTTTTGGCGCGCCGCATCGTGTCCTGGAAAAAACTGGGCGATCGGTTGGGTAAAGGCGAGTTATACGGAATGATCAAGTTCGGTTCGTGCACGGAAGTGTTTATGCCGAAAAATGTGGCTGTTTGCGTAAAAAAAGGGGATCGTGTGCGCGGCGGCGAAACTGTTATCGGGAGAATAGTAGATGCGTAAAGAATGGATACCGAATCTTTTTACGGCTTTAAATATTGCCATGGGAACACTGTCCTTGATGTTTACCGTGCAGGGAAATTTCGACGCGGCCGCCTGGGCGATTTTGCTCGCGGCGGTGGCGGACGGTTTGGACGGACGGGTGGCTCGCGCGTTTGGCGTGGCCGGAGATTTCGGTAAAGAGTTGGACTCATTATGCGATGTGGTATCGTTCGGTGTAGCGCCGGCGGTTTTGCTCTATACTTGGCAAATGGCGCTCATGCCGCTCGGTTTGGGCGCGATGGCCGCTATGCTTTTAGCGGTCTGCGGCGCGATGCGCTTAGCTCGCTTCAATATTAATACGGATGTGGTGCACGGCTTTTTCATGGGGATGCCGATCCCGACGACGGGATGTTTGGCGGCGACCTATGTGTTGTCGGATGCGCCGTTACCGGTGTATCTTACCTGGGTGCTGACATTGGTATTGGCATGGGTGATGGTCAGCGAAATGCATTACCCGGATTTTAAAGGTAAAGCCGCCGATCCGGTGCAGAAAAAAGCGCTGGCGGCCGTGGTCGTCATCGGCTTGCTCTTGCTGTTCGACGAACCGTCACGCTGGGCGTTTGTATTCTTTTTTATGTACTTCTTATTCGGCATTTTAAATACAATTTGGAATCGATTGGATCGATCCGGCGGAAGGAGAGCGTAGTATGACCTATTACATGGATATCATCATGGTACCCATCCAGATCATCGTGGCGCTGTTCACGGTGTACTACACGGTCTTGGCTATTTCTGGCATGTTCCGCAAAAAAGAGGTCAAGATCCTGACGCCGAAAAATCGTTTCGCCATTATCGTCGCGGCGCATAATGAAGAGCAGGTTTTGGGCGCGCTGATTGATAATCTTTTCATGCTGAGATATCCGCGTGAACTTTACGATGTCTATGTCGTCGCCGACAACTGCACCGACGGTACCGCGCAACTCGCTCGAGATCACGGCGCCATCGTCTATGAACGATTTAATAAGGAAGAGGTCGGCAAAGGCTATGCGATGGACTGGCTGTTTCATAAGGTTTATGAAACAGGTATTGAATACGACGCCTTTTGCGTATTCGACGCGGATAACCTCGTCCATCTGGATTTTCTGACGGAAATGAACAGCCGTTTGGAAAAAGGCGAACAGGTTATTCAAGGTTACCTGAGCGCGAAAAACCCGTCGGATACATGGGTATCCGCGACGTTCGCGATGGCGTTTTGGATCATCAATCATCTGTGGCATCTGGGCAAGTATAATATCGGTCTTTCCACCGCGCTCGGCGGCACGGGCATGTGCATTTCGAGTCGGGTTCTGCGAACCTACGGTTGGGGCTGCAACTGTTTGACGGAAGATATGGAGTTTTCCATGAAAATTCTGTACGAGGGCAATATTCGTACGACATGGGCCGACGACGCTATTGTTTACGATGAAAAACCGCTCCGCTTCATGCAGTCATGGAACCAACGTAAACGCTGGGCGCAGGGACACTTTGACTGTGCCGGACGGTACATTCCCAAATTATTCAAACGCGGTTTTTCGACCGGTAATATTCGCATGCTTGACGGTATTTTACAATTGTCGCAGCCGCATTTTATGCTGCTTTCGACCTTTTATTTATTGATGACTTATGTAAACGCTTCTGTCCCGTTCTTTACAAATGTGTTGTATAATGACCGCGTTATGCCGGTGGAATTTTGGACGACCATCGGTACCTTGCAATTTATTTTGCCGATTATCGTATTGTGGCGGATCAACGTTCCCAAAAAAGTTTGGCTGTACATTCCCATGTATCCGATCTTCATTTATTCTTGGGTGCCGATTACCTTCCTGGGATTCCTGAACCGACATAAAAAAGAGTGGAGCCATACCCAACATACGCGGCAAATTTCGTTTGATGAAGTGCCGTTACATTTGGACAGTAAAGGACCGAATTAATGCATATTTTCATGTCAAATGACGATGGGATTGAAGCGCGTGGCTTGCGCATGCTGGCGCGCGGCTTAGTGGATCTCGGTGAAATTACGCTGATTGCGCCGCATCAGGAGTGCAGTTCGAGTTCGTCGGCGCTGACTTTGCGGGAGCGTTTGTATCTCAAGGAAGAGCATACGGGCGAACCGCGTTTCAAGGCGTTTTCTTTTACCGGGCGACCGGCCGATTGCGCGAAATTCGGCATCTCGTATTGGTTGCAGGACACGCCGCCGGATTTGGTGGTATCCGGGATCAATAACGGTTATAACGTCGGCAGCGACGTGACTTACTCCGGAACGGTGGCGGTCGCGCTGGAAGGGCATTACGAAAAAATTCCGTCGCTTGCGGTTTCGGGGCAGACATTTGATGAAGAATTTTTGGAACGGGCGGTGCCTTTTGTTCGTGACTTTATCCAAAAAGTTTTCGTGAAAGGGAAATATCCGGGATTGCTGAATTTAAATATTCCCAATATTCCCGAAATCAACTGGCAGCATGTCAAAGTCTGTCGTCAGGGCCTGCAGATTTATGAAAACGCGATCACGTCAGCGGTGGATGAAGACGGTCAGATTTACTACCGTGTCAAAGGACGCGCGTTGCCGGATTCGGATCATGAAGACGATGTCTACTTTTTGCATCGCGGCTGGATTACGGTGACGCCGCTGACCTGGTATCAGGGTGCGGATCAGGAGATCGGCGCGGTGGAGGATCTGTTGCATTCGATTGCGCAACGAGAAGTGAAGAAATAAAAAAAGACGAGCTCAGCTCGTCTTTTTTGTTGCGGTGTTAGCGGTTGTGTTCGCCGTTATATTTTGAATTTTCGCCGAGCACTTTGGATACGGCCGTTTTCAGAATTTTTTTGCCGTACGTAAGGGCCTCGGTGTTGAAATGCATATTCGGCTGATGTAACCCGGGCTTGAGGTCGGCGCCCAGACCGTAAAAGCCGACGTGCAGATTCGGTTTGGCGATGACGTAGTAGCAGAAATCTTCGCCGCCCGGTGTGGTCTGCGCCGGCAGCGTGTTTTCGCGGCCGAGCACTTCGGCAATGCTATCTTCCAACAGTTCGCACATGTCGTCGTTATACTCGGCGGCCGGTAAATCGATCAATGTTTTGCAGGTGCAGGTGCAGGAAAAAGCGGCGACTGCGTTTTCCACGGCGATTTTGATTTTTTCATTGAGCTCTGCCATGGTATCGTTATCACCGGCGCGCATATCAAAAGCGAGCAATACTTTGTCAGGGATCGCGTTTGTCGCGCCGGAATCACAGAGGCAGCGGGTGGCTTTGACGCTGAACGAACGCTCCGGATTCGGTTGGATTCCCGTGGCGGCGAGTATCGCCAGTGCCGCCGCGTGCAGAGCGTTGTGACCCAAATGCGGGCGCGCGCCGTGCGCGCGTTGTCCTTTGATTTCGAACTCCACGGTGTGGCTTGCCGAGTAGTAGAGGGCGGCGATCGCCTGTCCCAATTTCGCTTCCTGGATCGGACGGACATGTTGCCCGATCAGATAATCGACATCATCCAACACGCCGCTGTCGACGATCGTGTACGCGCCCTGGCCGATTTCTTCCGCCGGCTGGAAAATCACTTTCAGCTTACCGCGTTTGACGATGCCTTCTTTAATAATTTCTTCTCCGGCCGCCAGAGCCATTGCCGTGTGGCCGTCATGACCGCAGCTGTGGATCGCGACATGCTTACCGTCGACGATATGTCCGAGCGCATCCATGTCGGCGCGTACGGCCATTGTCGGACCGGGTTTGCCGCTGTCGAAGATGCCGACGACACCGGTGTGCCCGCCCAGTCCTTCCGTGACGTCAAAGCCGGCTTCCCGCAGCGTTTTGGCCACGAATTCGGACGTTTTATGCTCCTCCAACCCAAACTCCGGGATGGTATGTAAATATTCTCTGAAATCCTGTTCTCTTGCCATACTATTCCCTCCTTTAGTACCAACAGTATAACACAGTCGCTTACGCCAAACGGACAAATTCTAATTTGTGACTAAAATATGTTGGTAAAGCAAATGATAAATGTTATAATGGACGTAATATTTTTTTTAGGAATACTGTATTCCGCCCGACGCGAGCCTTGGCATCGCGCGGTTTTTTTAACAGGAAGGAAGGGGATGCAGATGGCAGAAGAAAAGCAGAAAACTGTTGCGCCGCAAGGCCAACCTGCCGAATCGACAACAAAGTCGGATCGACGGCAGGAAGCGGAGCGTCTGCTCGGCGGTAAAGTCGGCATCGGCGCTTACATCGCGTTGATTGCGGCCATTATTTTTTTCTCCGGCATTTTGATGAAAGTCGACGGTATGAAGTGGTTGAGCGCGTTTGACTATACGACCTTGATCGGTAAGTACGGTACGATGAAAGTACCGGAAAAAGCGACTTGGCTCGGTATGGGCGGGTTCTCCGCACGGCAAGGCTTTTTATTCGCGCTTTCGTTGGCACCGTCCGTGATGCTTGCATTGGGCGTGATCGAAGTGCTTGCACAATACGGCGCGATTCGCGCGGCGCATAAGTTGATGACGCCGCTGTTGAAACCGATTTTAGGCTTACCGGGGCTGACGGGACTGGCGCTGATTACGGACTTGCAGAGTACGGATGCCGGTGCTGCGCAGACGAAAGAATTGTTTGATGAAGGTCTGATCAGTGACAAGGAACACACGGTTATGACCGCTTGGCAGTACAGCGGCGCGGGCATGATCAGCAATTACTTCGCCACCGGTTCGGCGGTATTTGCGGTATTGACCGTACCGGTTATTTTGCCGTTGGGAATTATTTTTGTCATGAAATTTGTCGGCGGCGCCTTTGTCCGCTTTATGT
This window of the Negativicoccus succinicivorans genome carries:
- the surE gene encoding 5'/3'-nucleotidase SurE; its protein translation is MSNDDGIEARGLRMLARGLVDLGEITLIAPHQECSSSSSALTLRERLYLKEEHTGEPRFKAFSFTGRPADCAKFGISYWLQDTPPDLVVSGINNGYNVGSDVTYSGTVAVALEGHYEKIPSLAVSGQTFDEEFLERAVPFVRDFIQKVFVKGKYPGLLNLNIPNIPEINWQHVKVCRQGLQIYENAITSAVDEDGQIYYRVKGRALPDSDHEDDVYFLHRGWITVTPLTWYQGADQEIGAVEDLLHSIAQREVKK
- a CDS encoding nucleoside recognition domain-containing protein yields the protein MAEEKQKTVAPQGQPAESTTKSDRRQEAERLLGGKVGIGAYIALIAAIIFFSGILMKVDGMKWLSAFDYTTLIGKYGTMKVPEKATWLGMGGFSARQGFLFALSLAPSVMLALGVIEVLAQYGAIRAAHKLMTPLLKPILGLPGLTGLALITDLQSTDAGAAQTKELFDEGLISDKEHTVMTAWQYSGAGMISNYFATGSAVFAVLTVPVILPLGIIFVMKFVGGAFVRFMLSTVYGKDFANE
- a CDS encoding amidohydrolase → MAREQDFREYLHTIPEFGLEEHKTSEFVAKTLREAGFDVTEGLGGHTGVVGIFDSGKPGPTMAVRADMDALGHIVDGKHVAIHSCGHDGHTAMALAAGEEIIKEGIVKRGKLKVIFQPAEEIGQGAYTIVDSGVLDDVDYLIGQHVRPIQEAKLGQAIAALYYSASHTVEFEIKGQRAHGARPHLGHNALHAAALAILAATGIQPNPERSFSVKATRCLCDSGATNAIPDKVLLAFDMRAGDNDTMAELNEKIKIAVENAVAAFSCTCTCKTLIDLPAAEYNDDMCELLEDSIAEVLGRENTLPAQTTPGGEDFCYYVIAKPNLHVGFYGLGADLKPGLHQPNMHFNTEALTYGKKILKTAVSKVLGENSKYNGEHNR